In Delphinus delphis chromosome 11, mDelDel1.2, whole genome shotgun sequence, one genomic interval encodes:
- the ITFG2 gene encoding KICSTOR complex protein ITFG2 isoform X1, with protein MRSVSYVQRVALEFSGSLFPHAICLGDVDNDTLNELVVGDTSGKLSVYKNDDSRPWLTCSCQGMLTCVGVGDVCNKGKNLVVAVSAEGWFHLCDLTPTKAPDASGHHETLGGEEQRPVFKQHIPANTKVMLISDIDGDGCCELVVGYTDRVVRAFRWEDLGDGTEHLTGQLVSLKKWMLEGQVDSLSVTPGPMGLPELMVSQPGCAYAILLCTWNTDPGPPPTSEGPEEGTRETPAARDVVLHQTSGRIHNKNVSTHLIGNIKRGRSPKSGASGLFALCTLDGTLKLTEEADKLLWSVQVDHQLFALEKLDVTGNGHEEVVACAWDGQTYIIDHNRTVVRFQVDENVRAFCAGLYACKGGCNSPCLVYVTFNQKIYVYWEVQLERMESTNLLKVLEAEPEFCGLLRELGTLTTSPPPGPCFTKPSTIPMGRHSVPPQASAMPPSWTTVLAKRDPSEPPHPASCPRCLQDRERTL; from the exons ATGAGGTCGGTTAGCTACGTACAGCGCGTGGCCCTGGAGTTCAGCGGAAGCCTCTTCCCACACGCCATCTGCCTCGGAGACGTCGATAACGACACG TTAAATGAACTGGTGGTGGGAGACACCAGTGGAAAGCTGTCCGTGTATAAGAACGATGACAGCCGGCCGTGGCTCACCTGCTCCTGCCAGGGAATG CTCACGTGCGTCGGGGTTGGAGATGTGTGTAATAAAGGAAAG AACCTGGTGGTGGCCGTGAGTGCCGAGGGCTGGTTTCACTTGTGTGACCTTACGCCCACTAAGGCCCCGGATGCTTCTGGGCACCACGAGACCCTCGGCGGGGAGGAGCAGCGCCCCGTCTTCAAGCAGCACATCCCCGCCAACACCAAGGTCATGCTGATCAGCGACATCG ATGGCGATGGCTGTTGCGAGCTGGTGGTGGGTTACACAGACCGCGTAGTCCGGGCTTTCCGCTGGGAGGACCTGGGTGATGGTACCGAGCATCTGACAGGGCAGCTGGTGTCACTCAAGAAGTGGATGCTGGAGGGTCAG GTGGACAGTCTCTCGGTGACTCCAGGGCCCATGGGTCTTCCTGAGCTAATGGTATCTCAGCCAGGCTGTGCTTACGCGATTCTGCTGTGTACCTGGAACACAGACCCTGGGCCGCCTCCCACCTCTGAGGGGCCCGAGGAGGGTACTAG GGAGACCCCCGCTGCCCGAGACGTTGTGCTGCACCAGACGTCCGGCCGCATCCACAACAAGAACGTCTCCACTCACCTCATCGGCAACATCAAGcgag GCCGCAGCCCCAAGAGCGGCGCCTCGGgcctctttgccctctgcaccctggaTG GGACGCTGAAGCTCACGGAGGAGGCGGACAAGCTGCTGTGGTCGGTGCAGGTGGACCACCAGCTCTTCGCCCTCGAAAAACTGGACGTCACG GGCAACGGGCACGAGGAGGTGGTCGCCTGTGCCTGGGATGGACAGACGTACATCATTGATCACAACCGCACCGTCGTGCGCTTCCAGGTGGACGAGAACGTCCGCGCCTTCTGTGCAG gcctctaCGCCTGCAAAGGGGGCTGCAACAGCCCCTGCCTCGTGTACGTCACCTTCAATCAGAAGATCTACGTGTACTGGGAGGTGCAGCTGGAGCGGATGGAGTCCACCAACCTGCTCAAAGTGCTAGAGGCTGAGCCGGAGTTCTGCGGCCTGCTgcgggagctgggg ACCCTGACGACCTCCCCGCCGCCCGGGCCCTGCTTCACCAAACCCTCTACCATCCCGATGGGCCGCCACAGCGTGCCCCCCCAGGCCTCTGCGATGCCTCCTAGCTGGACCACCGTCTTGGCTAAACGGGACCCTTCTGAACCTCCCCACCCCGCAAGCTGTCCACGGTGTTTGCAGGACAGGGAGCGCACATTATAG
- the FKBP4 gene encoding peptidyl-prolyl cis-trans isomerase FKBP4: MTAEETKAAESGAQSAPLPLEGVDISPKQDEGVLKVIKREGTGTEMPMIGDRVSVHYTGWLMDGTKFDSSLDREDRFSFDLGKGEVIKAWDIAVATMKVGEVCHITCKPEYAYGSAGSPPKIPPNATLVFEVELFEFKGEDLTDEEDGGIIRRIRARGEGHAKPNDGALVEVALEGYYKDQIFDRRELRFEVGEGESVDLPCGLEKAIQRMEKGEHSIVYLKPSYAFGSVGKEKFQIPPNAELKYEVQLKSFEKAKESWEMSSEEKLEQSTIVKERGTMYFKEGKYKQALLQYKKIVSWLEFESSFSNEDAQKAQALRLASHLNLAMCHLKLQAFSAAIENCNKALELDSNNEKGLFRRGEAHLAVNDFDLARADFQKLLQLYPSNKAAKAQLAICQQRIRKQLEREKKLYANMFERLAGEESKAKATAAGNQPADTEMKDEQKNDVAGGQPQVEAEA; the protein is encoded by the exons gtCATCAAGCGAGAGGGCACGGGCACGGAGATGCCCATGATCGGGGACCGAGTCTCTGTCCACTACACGGGCTGGCTGATGGATGGCACCAAGTTTGACTCCAGCCTGGACCGCGAGGACAGATTCTCCTTCGACCTGGGGAAAG GGGAGGTCATCAAGGCTTGGGATATTGCTGTAGCGACCATGAAGGTGGGGGAAGTGTGCCACATCACCTGCAAGCCAGAATACGCCTACGGTTCGGCGGGCAGCCCTCCCAAGATCCCTCCCAACGCCACGCTTGTGTTCGAG GTGGAGTTGTTTGAGTTCAAGGGAGAGGACCTGACGGACGAAGAAGACGGCGGGATCATCAGGAGAATCCGGGCTCGGGGGGAAGGCCACGCCAAGCCCAACGATGGCGCCCTCGTGGAGG TTGCGCTGGAAGGGTACTACAAGGACCAGATCTTTGACCGCCGGGAGCTCCGCTTTGAGGTCGGCGAGGGGGAGAGCGTGGATCTGCCTTGTGGGCTGGAGAAAGCCATTCAGCGCATGGAAAAAGGAGAACATTCCATCGTGTATCTCAAGCCCAG CTATGCTTTTGGCAGCGTTGGGAAGGAAAAGTTCCAGATCCCACCAAATGCTGAGCTGAAGTATGAAGTACAGCTCAAGAGTTTTGAGAAG GCCAAGGAGTCCTGGGAGATGAGTTCAGAGGAGAAGCTGGAGCAGAGCACTATAGTGAAGGAGCGGGGCACCATGTACTTCAAG GAAGGCAAGTACAAGCAGGCTCTGCTGCAGTACAAGAAGATTGTGTCCTGGCTGGAATTCGAGTCGAGTTTCTCTAACGAGGACGCACAGAAGGCGCAGGCCCTTCGGCTGGCCTCCCACCTCAACCTGGCCATGTGTCACCTGAAGCTGCAAGCCTTCTCAGCTGCCATTGAGAACTGCAATAAG GCCCTGGAACTGGACAGCAACAACGAGAAGGGCCTTTTCCGCCGGGGAGAGGCCCACCTGGCGGTGAACGACTTTGACTTGGCACGGGCTGATTTCCAGAAGCTCCTGCAGCTCTACCCCAGCAATAAAGCAGCCAAGGCCCAGCTGGCTATCTGCCAGCAGCGGATCCGCAAGCAGCTCGAGCGGGAGAAGAAGCTCTACGCCAACATGTTTGAGAGGCTGGCTGGGGAGGAGAGCAAG GCCAAGGCCACGGCTGCAGGAAACCAGCCCGCTGACACGGAGATGAAGGATGAGCAGAAGAACGATGTGGCAGGGGGCCAGCCTCAGGTGGAGGCGGAAGCTTAG
- the ITFG2 gene encoding KICSTOR complex protein ITFG2 isoform X2 has translation MRSVSYVQRVALEFSGSLFPHAICLGDVDNDTLNELVVGDTSGKLSVYKNDDSRPWLTCSCQGMLTCVGVGDVCNKGKNLVVAVSAEGWFHLCDLTPTKAPDASGHHETLGGEEQRPVFKQHIPANTKVMLISDIDGDGCCELVVGYTDRVVRAFRWEDLGDGTEHLTGQLVSLKKWMLEGQVDSLSVTPGPMGLPELMVSQPGCAYAILLCTWNTDPGPPPTSEGPEEGTRETPAARDVVLHQTSGRIHNKNVSTHLIGNIKRGRSPKSGASGLFALCTLDGTLKLTEEADKLLWSVQVDHQLFALEKLDVTGNGHEEVVACAWDGQTYIIDHNRTVVRFQVDENVRAFCAGLYACKGGCNSPCLVYVTFNQKIYVYWEVQLERMESTNLLKVLEAEPEFCGLLRELGVDPDDLPAARALLHQTLYHPDGPPQRAPPGLCDAS, from the exons ATGAGGTCGGTTAGCTACGTACAGCGCGTGGCCCTGGAGTTCAGCGGAAGCCTCTTCCCACACGCCATCTGCCTCGGAGACGTCGATAACGACACG TTAAATGAACTGGTGGTGGGAGACACCAGTGGAAAGCTGTCCGTGTATAAGAACGATGACAGCCGGCCGTGGCTCACCTGCTCCTGCCAGGGAATG CTCACGTGCGTCGGGGTTGGAGATGTGTGTAATAAAGGAAAG AACCTGGTGGTGGCCGTGAGTGCCGAGGGCTGGTTTCACTTGTGTGACCTTACGCCCACTAAGGCCCCGGATGCTTCTGGGCACCACGAGACCCTCGGCGGGGAGGAGCAGCGCCCCGTCTTCAAGCAGCACATCCCCGCCAACACCAAGGTCATGCTGATCAGCGACATCG ATGGCGATGGCTGTTGCGAGCTGGTGGTGGGTTACACAGACCGCGTAGTCCGGGCTTTCCGCTGGGAGGACCTGGGTGATGGTACCGAGCATCTGACAGGGCAGCTGGTGTCACTCAAGAAGTGGATGCTGGAGGGTCAG GTGGACAGTCTCTCGGTGACTCCAGGGCCCATGGGTCTTCCTGAGCTAATGGTATCTCAGCCAGGCTGTGCTTACGCGATTCTGCTGTGTACCTGGAACACAGACCCTGGGCCGCCTCCCACCTCTGAGGGGCCCGAGGAGGGTACTAG GGAGACCCCCGCTGCCCGAGACGTTGTGCTGCACCAGACGTCCGGCCGCATCCACAACAAGAACGTCTCCACTCACCTCATCGGCAACATCAAGcgag GCCGCAGCCCCAAGAGCGGCGCCTCGGgcctctttgccctctgcaccctggaTG GGACGCTGAAGCTCACGGAGGAGGCGGACAAGCTGCTGTGGTCGGTGCAGGTGGACCACCAGCTCTTCGCCCTCGAAAAACTGGACGTCACG GGCAACGGGCACGAGGAGGTGGTCGCCTGTGCCTGGGATGGACAGACGTACATCATTGATCACAACCGCACCGTCGTGCGCTTCCAGGTGGACGAGAACGTCCGCGCCTTCTGTGCAG gcctctaCGCCTGCAAAGGGGGCTGCAACAGCCCCTGCCTCGTGTACGTCACCTTCAATCAGAAGATCTACGTGTACTGGGAGGTGCAGCTGGAGCGGATGGAGTCCACCAACCTGCTCAAAGTGCTAGAGGCTGAGCCGGAGTTCTGCGGCCTGCTgcgggagctgggggtgg ACCCTGACGACCTCCCCGCCGCCCGGGCCCTGCTTCACCAAACCCTCTACCATCCCGATGGGCCGCCACAGCGTGCCCCCCCAGGCCTCTGCGATGCCTCCTAG